In Thermococcus sp. CX2, the genomic stretch CTGACGACTGGGATCAGCATGAAAACTACCAGTATCAAAGCTAGAACCTTCTTCATTATCTTACACCCCTAAGTTTATTCTAAGCGGCCAAAATAAATAAACCTTTTCCATAAAAAGGGAGAGAAAGCTCAGTGCTTTATGAAGCGTTCCGTTTTATCCACATCATCGCGCATTATCAGAACGACACGGCTCGGCTCGTACTCGTCCTCGATGTGGTAGCCCGGAAGGTGCCTGACGAGCTCTTCGGCGAAGGCCCTAATTTCCTCATGGCGCGGCATGTTGTTGATCGTCAGTCTATTGCGTGAGAAGCCGACGAACATGTAGGCCTTAGCCTCGACGAACATAGGCTTGGCTTTCATTATGAGCTTTGCGTAGCCCTCTGGATTATGCATGTTCTCGCCCTTGACGAGCGTGAGTCTTATCACCGTCCTCGTCGGCAGGCCGTTCATGAGCTCGAGCGTTCTAAGGATTTTCTCCCAGCCGTCGGGAATCATTGGGACATTGACGCGGTTGTAGGTCTCTATATCTGGAGCTGTAAGCGAGACGTAGAGCTGGGTCGGGAGCTTGTCCTCTTTAATCATCTCTTCGAGTCTCTCCGGAACCGTTCCGTTGGTGACGATGAATGTTGTGAGGCCCCTCTTGTGGAACTCCTCAACGAGGTCGCCCATGTACGGATAGAGCATGGGCTCACCCGAGAGGCTTATAGCTGCGTGCTTTGGATTCCATGCCTCCTCGAACTTCTTCATATTTATTCCCGGCATGCCCTTGTAGCCGACCAAAAGCTTCCTCTGGGCCTTTATGCTCTCCTCGACTATAAACGCTGGATCGTCCCATGGCTTCGGCAGTTCGACGTCGAGGAACCCCTCCATTGGGCGCCAGCAGAATATACAATTGTG encodes the following:
- the twy1 gene encoding 4-demethylwyosine synthase TYW1; the protein is MAIVVKSNPNMPEEIARLFKKQHYALVGHHSGVKLCHWLKESIKHDRFCYKQKFYGIHAHRCLQMTPVLAWCTHNCIFCWRPMEGFLDVELPKPWDDPAFIVEESIKAQRKLLVGYKGMPGINMKKFEEAWNPKHAAISLSGEPMLYPYMGDLVEEFHKRGLTTFIVTNGTVPERLEEMIKEDKLPTQLYVSLTAPDIETYNRVNVPMIPDGWEKILRTLELMNGLPTRTVIRLTLVKGENMHNPEGYAKLIMKAKPMFVEAKAYMFVGFSRNRLTINNMPRHEEIRAFAEELVRHLPGYHIEDEYEPSRVVLIMRDDVDKTERFIKH